Proteins encoded in a region of the Sander lucioperca isolate FBNREF2018 chromosome 18, SLUC_FBN_1.2, whole genome shotgun sequence genome:
- the orc3 gene encoding origin recognition complex subunit 3 isoform X2 encodes MSTSSVSKGCFVFKPSAKKKKTLSLADHFIHGCEGAENSEKRFKLCQDLWDQIKTDTEVLQDELNRNILDSLLDFTRKCSSTRQHSDWASQMRASEIPTAALVLGVNVPDHDMTFQSLSDLLQQSVTPYVASVQAKECGALKHLIKRVLERLMGTVVTVDDEEEEEAEQTSAQHHKSVHCSLSTLCDWYNTKTKKSNTGTPGKKRSSPVRDGPQQPPVVIIFKDLEAFNPRVLQDFILICSRYIERLPLMFIFGIATSPSTIQHLLPHSVSSLLCIELFQSLSCTQHLATVIDKLILTKQFPFKLNGKVMQVLISIFLYHDFSVRKFIKGIQLALLEHFHSQPLSVLCCKKKEALLNVMQLDHLDLERIRHLLSFKRYVEKQEPREQVDLLTDDTHLKEVCQKLIKDLHKYHKNYYPILRCLHTLTSSLPRYPLGKQIRELHLICLEKNVWESEDYQSAMKLLKMLAKDELIALLQRCAEILQPAKSKKIKSALVQLEDMLTKFKQLDTVAAEPPPTVEDSITSPLKHLQKKTDLAQLQKTLLEMNESRRAKKLSPFEVLRNEALEFIDSLVKSHLSPPESQVLNEVCYYTSSATVRRHLNATPRTSIQAALNSPFYYLQNDRLKTEDGTVSNAAPDICIVYKLHLECGRLINLYDWLEKASLILRITVSCY; translated from the exons ATGTCTACTTCATCTGTGTCCAAG GGCTGCtttgtttttaagccaagtgcaaagaagaaaaagacacTCAGTTTGG CGGATCATTTCATCCATGGCTGTGAAGGTGCTGAGAACAGTGAAAAACGATTCAAACTTTGTCAGGATCTATGGGACCAAATTAAAACGGACACAGAG GTTTTACAGGATGAGCTCAACAGGAACATCTTGGACAGCTTGCTGGACTTCACGAGGAAGTGCTCATCCACTCGCCAACACAGTGACTGGGCATCACAGATGAGGGCCAGTGAGATTCCCACAGCGGCTCTTGTGCTTG GTGTGAATGTCCCGGACCATGACATGACCTTCCAGAGCCTGTCTGACCTGCTCCAGCAGTCTGTTACTCCTTACGTGGCCTCTGTACAGGCCAAAGAGTGCGGAG CATTGAAGCATTTGATAAAGAGGGTCCTGGAGAGGTTGATGGGCACGGTTGTGACTGTagatgatgaagaagaggaggaggctgAGCAGACCAGTGCTCAGCACCACAAGAGCGTGCACTGCTCCCTCAGTACACTCTGTGATTGgtacaatacaaaaacaaag AAATCCAACACTGGTACTCCTGGAAAGAAACGTAGTTCTCCTGTCAGAGACGGTCCACAGCAGCCTCCTGTTGTAATTATTTTCAAAGATTTAGAGGCTTTCAACCCTAGAGTTCTTCAGGACTTCATACTCATCTGCAG CCGGTACATTGAACGTCTTCCCCTGATGTTCATCTTCGGTATCGCCACGTCACCCAGCACCATCCAACACTTGCTGCCCCACTCTGTGTCCTCCCTGCTGTGTATAGAGCTCTTCCAGTCCCTCTCCTGTACACAGCACCTGGCCACAGTCATAGACAAG TTGATCCTGACAAAGCAGTTCCCTTTTAAGCTCAACGGTAAAGTGATGCAGGTGCTGATCAGCATCTTCCTCTACCACGACTTCTCAGTGAGAAAGTTTATCAAGGGCATTCAG CTGGCCCTGCTGGAGCACTTTCACTCTCAGCCTCTCAGTGTGCTGTGCTGTAAGAAGAAGGAGGCCCTGCTTAATGTGATGCAGCTCGATCACCTCGACTTGGAGAGGATTAGGCACCTGCTGTCGTTcaagag GTATGTAGAGAAGCAGGAACCTCGGGAACAAGTGGATCTGTTGACGGATGACACTCATTTAAAG GAGGTGTGTCAAAAGCTGATAAAAGACCTTCACAAATATCACAAGAACTATTATCCCATCCTGAGGTGTCTCCACACTCTGACCTCATCCTTACCTCGGTACCCCCTCGGAAAACAG ATCAGAGAGCTCCATTTAATATGTCTGGAGAAGAACGTATGGGAGAGTGAGGATTACCAGTCAGCCATGAAGCTTCTGAA GATGCTGGCTAAAGATGAGCTGATCGCTTTGCTACAGAGGTGTGCGGAGATTCTGCAGCCTGCCAAGTCAAAGAAGATAAAGAGCGCTCTTGTCCAGCTGGAAGACATGCTCACCAAATTTAAGCAGTTGGACA CAGTAGCTGCTGAACCTCCCCCCACCGTGGAAGACAGCATCACCTCTCCACTAAAGCATCTTCAAAAGAAAACGGATCTGGCCCAGCTGCAGAAG ACGCTGCTGGAGATGAACGAGTCTCGGAGAGCCAAGAAACTGAGTCCGTTCGAGGTTCTGCGAAATGAAGCCCTTGAGTTCATTGACAGCTTAGTGAA GAGTCACCTGTCTCCCCCAGAGTCTCAGGTACTGAATGAAGTTTGCTACTACACTTCTTCCGCCACTGTGAGACGCCACCTCAACGCAACACCTCGCACCTCTATTCAGGCTGCACTCAATAGTCCCTTCTATTATCTTCAG AATGACCGCCTAAAGACTGAGGATGGGACTGTCTCTAATGCTGCACCTGATATCTGCATCGTGTACAAACTCCATCTGGAGTGCGGCAGGCTGATAAACCTTTACGACTGGCTGGAA AAGGCTTCATTGATCCTGAGGATCACTGTGTCATGTTATTGA
- the orc3 gene encoding origin recognition complex subunit 3 isoform X1, producing the protein MSTSSVSKGCFVFKPSAKKKKTLSLADHFIHGCEGAENSEKRFKLCQDLWDQIKTDTEVLQDELNRNILDSLLDFTRKCSSTRQHSDWASQMRASEIPTAALVLGVNVPDHDMTFQSLSDLLQQSVTPYVASVQAKECGALKHLIKRVLERLMGTVVTVDDEEEEEAEQTSAQHHKSVHCSLSTLCDWYNTKTKKSNTGTPGKKRSSPVRDGPQQPPVVIIFKDLEAFNPRVLQDFILICSRYIERLPLMFIFGIATSPSTIQHLLPHSVSSLLCIELFQSLSCTQHLATVIDKLILTKQFPFKLNGKVMQVLISIFLYHDFSVRKFIKGIQLALLEHFHSQPLSVLCCKKKEALLNVMQLDHLDLERIRHLLSFKRYVEKQEPREQVDLLTDDTHLKEVCQKLIKDLHKYHKNYYPILRCLHTLTSSLPRYPLGKQIRELHLICLEKNVWESEDYQSAMKLLKMLAKDELIALLQRCAEILQPAKSKKIKSALVQLEDMLTKFKQLDTVAAEPPPTVEDSITSPLKHLQKKTDLAQLQKTLLEMNESRRAKKLSPFEVLRNEALEFIDSLVKSHLSPPESQVLNEVCYYTSSATVRRHLNATPRTSIQAALNSPFYYLQNDRLKTEDGTVSNAAPDICIVYKLHLECGRLINLYDWLEAYATVVSAAEGNDPDSDNFGKVDEVKHARFIRAVSELEFLGFIKSTKQKTDHVARLTWGGC; encoded by the exons ATGTCTACTTCATCTGTGTCCAAG GGCTGCtttgtttttaagccaagtgcaaagaagaaaaagacacTCAGTTTGG CGGATCATTTCATCCATGGCTGTGAAGGTGCTGAGAACAGTGAAAAACGATTCAAACTTTGTCAGGATCTATGGGACCAAATTAAAACGGACACAGAG GTTTTACAGGATGAGCTCAACAGGAACATCTTGGACAGCTTGCTGGACTTCACGAGGAAGTGCTCATCCACTCGCCAACACAGTGACTGGGCATCACAGATGAGGGCCAGTGAGATTCCCACAGCGGCTCTTGTGCTTG GTGTGAATGTCCCGGACCATGACATGACCTTCCAGAGCCTGTCTGACCTGCTCCAGCAGTCTGTTACTCCTTACGTGGCCTCTGTACAGGCCAAAGAGTGCGGAG CATTGAAGCATTTGATAAAGAGGGTCCTGGAGAGGTTGATGGGCACGGTTGTGACTGTagatgatgaagaagaggaggaggctgAGCAGACCAGTGCTCAGCACCACAAGAGCGTGCACTGCTCCCTCAGTACACTCTGTGATTGgtacaatacaaaaacaaag AAATCCAACACTGGTACTCCTGGAAAGAAACGTAGTTCTCCTGTCAGAGACGGTCCACAGCAGCCTCCTGTTGTAATTATTTTCAAAGATTTAGAGGCTTTCAACCCTAGAGTTCTTCAGGACTTCATACTCATCTGCAG CCGGTACATTGAACGTCTTCCCCTGATGTTCATCTTCGGTATCGCCACGTCACCCAGCACCATCCAACACTTGCTGCCCCACTCTGTGTCCTCCCTGCTGTGTATAGAGCTCTTCCAGTCCCTCTCCTGTACACAGCACCTGGCCACAGTCATAGACAAG TTGATCCTGACAAAGCAGTTCCCTTTTAAGCTCAACGGTAAAGTGATGCAGGTGCTGATCAGCATCTTCCTCTACCACGACTTCTCAGTGAGAAAGTTTATCAAGGGCATTCAG CTGGCCCTGCTGGAGCACTTTCACTCTCAGCCTCTCAGTGTGCTGTGCTGTAAGAAGAAGGAGGCCCTGCTTAATGTGATGCAGCTCGATCACCTCGACTTGGAGAGGATTAGGCACCTGCTGTCGTTcaagag GTATGTAGAGAAGCAGGAACCTCGGGAACAAGTGGATCTGTTGACGGATGACACTCATTTAAAG GAGGTGTGTCAAAAGCTGATAAAAGACCTTCACAAATATCACAAGAACTATTATCCCATCCTGAGGTGTCTCCACACTCTGACCTCATCCTTACCTCGGTACCCCCTCGGAAAACAG ATCAGAGAGCTCCATTTAATATGTCTGGAGAAGAACGTATGGGAGAGTGAGGATTACCAGTCAGCCATGAAGCTTCTGAA GATGCTGGCTAAAGATGAGCTGATCGCTTTGCTACAGAGGTGTGCGGAGATTCTGCAGCCTGCCAAGTCAAAGAAGATAAAGAGCGCTCTTGTCCAGCTGGAAGACATGCTCACCAAATTTAAGCAGTTGGACA CAGTAGCTGCTGAACCTCCCCCCACCGTGGAAGACAGCATCACCTCTCCACTAAAGCATCTTCAAAAGAAAACGGATCTGGCCCAGCTGCAGAAG ACGCTGCTGGAGATGAACGAGTCTCGGAGAGCCAAGAAACTGAGTCCGTTCGAGGTTCTGCGAAATGAAGCCCTTGAGTTCATTGACAGCTTAGTGAA GAGTCACCTGTCTCCCCCAGAGTCTCAGGTACTGAATGAAGTTTGCTACTACACTTCTTCCGCCACTGTGAGACGCCACCTCAACGCAACACCTCGCACCTCTATTCAGGCTGCACTCAATAGTCCCTTCTATTATCTTCAG AATGACCGCCTAAAGACTGAGGATGGGACTGTCTCTAATGCTGCACCTGATATCTGCATCGTGTACAAACTCCATCTGGAGTGCGGCAGGCTGATAAACCTTTACGACTGGCTGGAA GCCTATGCCACTGTGGTTTCTGCTGCTGAGGGTAACGATCCAGATTCTGACAATTTCGGGAAAGTGGATGAGGTCAAACA CGCTCGTTTCATCCGAGCTGTGTCGGAGCTCGAATTTCTGGGCTTCATAAAGTCCACCAAGCAGAAGACTGACCACGTGGCTCGACTCACCTGGGGAGGCTGCTGA
- the LOC116035758 gene encoding akirin-2-like, producing the protein MACGATLKRTMDFDPLMSPTSPKRRRCIPVSPSSSSPRKYLSMEPSPFGESSSRLRAEQILNSIKQEYKRIQKRKHLDGGYHQSECGYSPGSPSQSSTMNVSSMPGTSSGSVSPTRKEQPLFTLRQVGMICERLLKEREEKVREEYEETMTSKLAEQYDTFVKFTHDQLMRRFGEQPASYVS; encoded by the exons ATGGCGTGTGGAGCCACCCTGAAGAGGACCATGGATTTCGATCCGCTGATGAGTCCTACGTCCCCTAAAAGAAGAAGATGTATCCCCGTGTCCCCATCGTCCTCATCTCCTAGGAAGTACCTTAGCATGGAGCCTTCGCCATTTGGGGAATCGTCGTCAAGGCTTAGAGCAG AACAAATCCTCAACAGCATCAAGCAGGAGTACAAACGCATTCAAAAAAGGAAGCATCTAGATGGAGGCTACCATCAGTCAGAGTGCGGCTATTCTCCAGGGTCCCCATCCCAGTCGTCTACTATGAATGTTTCCAGCATGCCAG GAACGTCCTCTGGAAGCGTTTCTCCTACTAGAAAAGAACAGCCATTATTCACCCTCAGACAAGTTGGAATGATCTGTGAACGCCTGCTGAAAGAAAGGGAAGAGAAGGTGCGGGAGGAGTATGAGGAGACCATGACTTCAAAACTGGCAG AACAATATGACACCTTTGTGAAGTTCACACATGATCAGTTAATGCGACGATTCGGGGAGCAACCTGCAAGCT ATGTTTCCTGA